Sequence from the Fragaria vesca subsp. vesca linkage group LG4, FraVesHawaii_1.0, whole genome shotgun sequence genome:
GTAAAATTGACACCCTAACAACATCAGAAACCATTATAAACCGAATGTCTCATTGATATTAATTTGTATGAAAATAGCAGTGTAGTGACCATAAATATCACACGACTGAGTAGTTGAGAGGGGGTGAAAGGAACTCGGCATAAATCATCCACGGATTATAACATGGTTAATTAGTGATCATGTTTGAATTTTACCCCGACACTGCCGCAATCTCATATACAAGGTGCCGAAGGAGAAGGTTGAGCTGGTAGATGATGATGGCTTCAGCGATGACTTCCTCCAATCGTGGTTGCATAAACTTTATCTTTTCGACGATGTGTTACTGGTAGCGATTCAGAAGATGAAGATGATATCGAGTTCTGTAGCGGTGCTTCTTTGGCTAGAGGCTGCGCGCGGTTCGCTGAAGGTCATGATGGTGGGTCTATCAACATGGACGGAACCACGAATTGAAATTGGGGTGGGCTGCTGAACGAAAATTATTCTTAAAATATGGCAGGCTACTTTGTTTTGAAGCATTTCTCCCCTGCACAACTTTGGTTTACACACGGTTTAATATTCATCTTCACATTCTCAACAAGTTCATGTATAAAAATAGGGAAAAATATCATCTATAAAAATTATTACTTATATCTGACAATAGAAAATGAAACATTTAAAAGTTAAATATTCAATACAAATACACATTGTATCAAAAAAATAAATAAATACAAATACACATTAAACTATTTAAGTTGTGCTCTTCAGTTACTTGAAGCATAAATTCATCGGTAGAGCATAGAGCCAGAGCATAGAGCGACAGAGCGAAGAACGTAGAGTAGTGTGTGACTGAAAGTAGAGAATTTTGCGATCAACGCTAACTTTATCTCTCTATTCTACTTGTTGTTATCGTTTATTTCAATATGTACAATTTTTTCATTCGTTAGTGAGTTCGCCACAAACCGTAGCAGCACCATCCGCTAAATAGTGGGAGAGAGTCAGAGTCGAAAAGAGGATTTGTCACTTCCTTCTCTCATTCCATGCCAGAGGCCGTTTTGTGCCGGGTGCTAAAGTGTGGGTGTTTTGTATCCATCTTGTCTTTCGTTTCCTTTACTTTTGTTTCGAGAAATATATCGATCAATTCTGCTCGCGTGGTTGCTTCCCTCTAGGCAGAACGCTCGCCTACCGATGCATTTTTATGTTCCACAGCTTCGGCAAATCACTTAATCCAGTACTTGGAAACATTTAATAAAAAAAATCTATGGTACTCGAATTATTGCTTTGTTTGTTTGTAGCTCAACTATCACTAAAAGGACACCTTCTGCCTGAGGAGGTAGAAGCCGGGAGAATTAGTCAGCCTGCCAATTGATAAGGTCTTTCTTGGGGTAATGGTCCTTCGAATTCTACTCTATATTTAGAAATATGAAGACATGCTTTCGTGGTGGTTGGATTCGAAGGATGACATAAACCTAATCTGCTCTTGGATATAAATGAAGGAAGGTGAACTTGACACGTACAACAAAAACAAAACAAAGAAGAGAAAGCAAGTTCTATGTGCACGTAATCCTCTTGCAGAGCTTTTTAGCGATACCACCATCATATCGCCGGCATCACTTTGCCTCTTGAAAGTGTCTGCTCCCCATCTTCTTCTCCCATAATGGCTTACCCCGATGGCCAGACTACCCGTAACACCAAGTAGGTCACCGTAGAACCATGACACCCATGGTGAAAGTCTGAAAAATCCTGGAAGGAAGTCCTACTGTCCTAGGGTTTTGTATCGTCGGAAAAGAGTCCTACGGTTTTGTCTTCCTGTATAGGACGTACCGAAATTAAACAAGCATGCATGTATTTATAATTGGATTGGCACGGTTTTTATATGCAAATTGTAGCACTGCAACCAAGGTTAAAACACGTACGTCATTAGTTACCAGCAGCTCCCCAAAGCCCTAGCCTACTCTCTGTAACTATATCCATCTCGTTCATAACAATATGAGCGCAAGCAAGTAGTAATCGATGGACTAGAACATGGATTTGTAAAACTATTTTTGCATAAGATTTTGGTTACTCATGCATGGCCTACCACTTACCAATAGTTGGAACCCTAGACAAAAGCGAGGCAAAATTTTATTAAAACGAAAAACAAGATACAGATTATGAGGGGAGGACATACCCTTATCCCTTCAAAAATAAAGGACAATTACTGCTGAAGAAGGGCAGATAAACAACGTACATCTGCCCGTTTGCGAAATACAAATACAACAACAATAGACAAGAAAGCTGGACTCCTTATGCTGAAGTAATAAAAGAAACATTTAGAACGAAAAACTGAGAAAACCCAATCTAGCAACTGTTCTTCTTATTTTAGGTCATGATCGAGTTATCATGTCGATCATGACCTTGTTATTCTTTCACTCATAGGTGAATCAAGACATGCATAGGAACGAAACAAACTAAGAGAATTGAAATTGGTAGTTTAATTACTTGGTCATCAAGATCTGATGATCTCTACCAAAGCTTTCAAGTCTTGAGCTGAACGCCCGTTCAGTCCAACGGCCTCTTGAGCAAGCTGTTTCAGGATTCCAACTCTCTGTCTCATTTCTCTTCCTTGCTCGAGCCGTAAAGCTTGTTCCAATGCCTCGACTGCTCTAGTTTTAGTGAAAAAGCCACCCTCAATCCTCACACCGATTCTCCATACAACTTCTACGCTCCTCATGTAGAAATTTTGATCAGCAAAGTAAGGCCTCCCTGTCATAGGCACACCACCAGTTATACTCTCCAAAACCGAGTTCCAACCGCAATGTGTTACATGCACTCCAACCGAGCTATGACTGAGGATTTTCTCTTGGTTTACCCATGGAACTACTTTCCCTATAGATAACCTGTTTGTTCTCCCGATAAATCCTTGTGGAAAATCCTCTTGATTTCCCCTAAATGACCAAAGAAAGGGGAATCGACGTTCCTCTAATGCCTCAGCTAATGCTGCTACCTCCATGGGAGGCAGTGCACCCACACTTCCAAAGCTGATGTATGCTACCGAAGCAGGTTCCTGCTTGTCCAACCACTGGAAGCAGCCATCATCCTCTTCATCCTTCTCATCATCATCATCATCTGATTGTACTCGCCGGACGAGATGTTGCGGCCCGACAAGGAGCAACTTCTGGAGTCTTTTCTTCAGTTCCTCAGTAACTTTCAAGTCTATCGTTTCAAAAGAGTTGATGACGACCACAGTTGCTTGTGGCAGCTTCTGCCCCATTTTATGCAACATTCTTGCAAGCGGTGGTTCTATGTCTCCAAATGCAATTTCCTTCGGTATGTCAGATGCTAGGAATTCATTTGAGAATCCTGGAAGGAAGTCCAGCGTTTTGTCCTCTTGTCCTGTGTACGTGCAAGATTTCTATGAATAATGTTCTGCATATACTTATTGATGTACTTTGGACATATATATGGTAGAAGAACAAGAAATATATATAGATCATTACCTTGGGCTCCCAGTTTTTCTCTAATTATATCAGTCTCAATATGAACAGGCAGGGATCGTTGTCCAGAAATCCAGAAGGGCACCCAAGTTACGTGCATTTTTTCAGCTATGTCACTGGCAAACCAGAGGAATGCATCCGCAATCAACAAGTCGAACTTTTTTCCGGTTTCAGCCTCTGCCTCTTTGATCGCCTTCTCGAAGTTACCAAGTCCAGTGTCTAGGAACAACTCAACTTGGTCCAATAGATTTCCGGAGGGGGCTATGTAGCCCTCTGGCAAGCCATCGCAGACGTCGTAAGGTTTTATATTATCAAAGCCTTTGATGCTGCTGGAACCAGAGAAGAGGGAGCTATTTGACCTAGATATGTTGAAGAAGGTGAATTGCATGTGTGTGGCCAGAGTTGAAATGGAACGTATGAATCGGAGAAGGGAAGCGGGGTGGGAGGTGAATGGAAAAACTAAGACTGCAACATTTTGAGGACTACTAGTACCATCAACTATGCGGCTCATTTTGAAAACTTTCAAGCTAATTGAGAAGTGAAATGAAATGAAGATGATCGACTATAAACCTTGAGGAAGGGGAGAATGATAGAGAACATATATAGGGCTAGGACTCGATGTACATAGCATTCTTTGGTTTAATTTTTTTTCTTTTTTCCCCTTGCTCAGTGCTAGCTATCGCTACGGAATTCAATTATTATTGGTCCGTGCATGCTCAGGTTACGTATAAAATGATGATATGGGTACGTGGTCACAATGATATTAATAACGGCAAGTCGGAAACCTAATTCTGAACAAGGGGGATTCAATGTGAACTATGTCGTATAGGTATGACAAGTGCTAGATATAATCGAATGCAATTGAAAACGTGGGAGTAGTACTTTGAACATCAATACCGATCTTGATGTTGATGCATTTGAGGAATAGTAATTTGAATTTCACAGTAGGAAAGTATCATTCAAGCTTCGATTATACTAACCAATACATCAATCATCCATAACAATCCATCAATATATGTTACAAACAAAACCGCAAAAGAAAAAAAGTTGCTAATAAAAAATACCTAAAGTTTCTGTATGTTTGCATATCTATTCGTCACTTCGATCGAAAACCAAAACAACAAAATCCCAAATCCTTAACCAATTTACATCACTTCCATATTTTGAACTAGAAAAGAAAGCGCGAGAATCTGAAATCTAATAACAGTACGTGAACTCACAAAGCCATTCAATAATCTAGGCACTTCGAGCCAACATCTCCTGGAATTCAAGGATAGATCTCTCCTTCTGAAGCTTCATGTCTTGCCTAAACTTGTAAATAAACTCCTCCGCCCTTTCGTCCACAACCCGCAACTGTGGCGACCTAGCAACCACCGCCTGCCATGCATCTTCAACGCTATAAACACTCTTGCTGTTTCTCGTCGCAACATTTCCTTCGTCGAGCCCTTCTTTGCCTCTGCTTGTTTCGGCCTGCGCATCTAAATGTTTGTTCTTGGTGTGCGCATTGCCTGCAGACTGTGCAAAGAGCTCGTCTATGCGTATAGTTGCAGCATTCTTATGGAGAAACTTGCTGTGGTGCTGGTAGTGGTGGTTGTAATATTGGCTCCGAGAAAAGGTAGAGGAAGCTTTGGTGAGAGCGCGTAGTTTGGATGGGACGACGAATCGCAAACACCGCAAGTCGAGGAGGCGTTTCGTGGTGGTTTTGATGGTTTTGGGGATGTTGAGACCGTGGAGTTTCGACTCTACTTTCCCGGTGAAGCTCTTCCATGCCCTTTTAGCACGGCCGAGCTTCTTTGCCAGCATCCAGCGTGGCAACGAAGCTTTCCAAATCATCGGTTTTTCGATATATAGATGACCGAAGAATTGGAGATCGGAGGAGAGTTCTAAACAAGCTAGCTAGC
This genomic interval carries:
- the LOC101301666 gene encoding kaempferol 3-O-beta-D-galactosyltransferase-like, which gives rise to MSRIVDGTSSPQNVAVLVFPFTSHPASLLRFIRSISTLATHMQFTFFNISRSNSSLFSGSSSIKGFDNIKPYDVCDGLPEGYIAPSGNLLDQVELFLDTGLGNFEKAIKEAEAETGKKFDLLIADAFLWFASDIAEKMHVTWVPFWISGQRSLPVHIETDIIREKLGAQGQEDKTLDFLPGFSNEFLASDIPKEIAFGDIEPPLARMLHKMGQKLPQATVVVINSFETIDLKVTEELKKRLQKLLLVGPQHLVRRVQSDDDDDEKDEEDDGCFQWLDKQEPASVAYISFGSVGALPPMEVAALAEALEERRFPFLWSFRGNQEDFPQGFIGRTNRLSIGKVVPWVNQEKILSHSSVGVHVTHCGWNSVLESITGGVPMTGRPYFADQNFYMRSVEVVWRIGVRIEGGFFTKTRAVEALEQALRLEQGREMRQRVGILKQLAQEAVGLNGRSAQDLKALVEIIRS